From Paraflavitalea devenefica, the proteins below share one genomic window:
- a CDS encoding MutS-related protein: MSFSIDAQTLEELNLLGKFRQGSVYSLFNQVKTRGGEQLLDSMFRTPLDNAAAINERSSTLQFFQQAQLVFPFDAQEISAMREYLDAGTGNNVLVTLSGTVIKKVLAGLTRDERYRKMIQGLQATIVTLSKCYALLEMIQFPAGAYRTRIEAVRKLLSDKQLEKLRNIDIYTALPVKDIAFYEHILKGKLQEDMERILSFIYELDVYIAVSDVAGARGFMYAQAFPPEKNILQARGLYHPGIKNAVGNDLSLHQQRNVMFLTGANMAGKSTWMKSVGIALYLAHMGFPVAAASMDFSVREGLYSSINVADNISLGYSHFYAEVIRVKQAAEATSSGKRLLLMFDELFKGTNVKDAYDGTLAVTEAFAEYRECLFIVSTHIIEVGEVLKGHSNIHCVYMPTVMEGAHPRYTYKLQEGITEDRQGMMIIRNEGILELIGE; the protein is encoded by the coding sequence ATGAGCTTTAGTATAGATGCGCAAACACTGGAAGAGCTGAACCTGTTGGGCAAATTCAGACAGGGATCGGTATACAGCCTGTTCAACCAGGTAAAAACGCGGGGCGGTGAGCAGTTACTCGACAGTATGTTCCGTACACCGCTGGACAATGCCGCTGCCATCAATGAGCGTAGCAGCACCTTGCAATTCTTTCAGCAGGCGCAGCTCGTTTTCCCTTTCGATGCACAGGAGATCAGCGCCATGCGGGAATACCTCGATGCAGGAACAGGCAACAATGTACTGGTTACTTTGTCTGGCACGGTGATTAAGAAAGTGCTGGCCGGCTTAACCCGCGATGAGCGGTACCGGAAAATGATACAGGGCCTGCAGGCAACCATCGTTACCCTGAGCAAATGTTATGCTTTGCTGGAAATGATCCAATTTCCTGCGGGTGCCTATAGGACCCGTATAGAGGCCGTCAGGAAATTATTGTCCGATAAGCAACTGGAGAAGTTGCGCAACATAGACATCTATACAGCGCTGCCGGTAAAAGACATCGCTTTTTACGAACACATACTGAAAGGAAAGCTCCAGGAGGATATGGAACGTATTTTATCCTTCATTTACGAACTGGATGTATATATCGCCGTGAGTGATGTGGCAGGTGCCCGGGGGTTCATGTACGCACAGGCATTCCCGCCGGAGAAAAATATCCTGCAGGCCAGGGGACTTTATCATCCCGGTATAAAAAACGCTGTGGGTAATGACCTGTCACTGCATCAACAGCGAAATGTGATGTTCTTAACAGGGGCCAATATGGCGGGTAAGTCTACCTGGATGAAATCGGTAGGTATCGCCCTCTACCTGGCGCATATGGGATTCCCGGTGGCGGCTGCAAGCATGGATTTTTCAGTCCGGGAAGGGCTGTACTCTTCTATCAACGTAGCGGATAACATCAGCCTCGGCTACAGTCATTTTTATGCAGAAGTGATAAGGGTAAAGCAGGCGGCAGAAGCTACCAGCAGTGGTAAAAGATTACTATTGATGTTCGACGAGTTATTCAAGGGCACCAACGTAAAAGATGCTTATGATGGTACGCTGGCGGTAACGGAGGCATTTGCCGAATACAGGGAATGTTTGTTCATCGTATCCACACATATTATTGAAGTAGGGGAGGTGTTGAAGGGCCATAGCAATATTCACTGCGTGTACATGCCTACAGTGATGGAAGGCGCGCATCCCCGTTATACCTACAAGCTGCAGGAGGGTATTACGGAAGACCGCCAGGGCATGATGATCATACGCAATGAGGGAATACTGGAGCTGATAGGGGAATAG